A region of Methanomassiliicoccus luminyensis B10 DNA encodes the following proteins:
- a CDS encoding homoserine kinase, with protein sequence MAADKAVVISPATLSNLGSGFDVFGLALREPFDVIEARRIPEREVIIERIDGRNASTITTDPMHNSAGIAARAVLDRSKADFGVTLTIKKGIRPCSGIGSSGASAAGGACAANALLEVPLSPEEAVYCAARAEGHLSGSYHADNVGPAVMGGFTIIKSYEPFEILRMEPPKDLGVVVTMPDFLVSTGEARKVLPKQVDLKNMVYEVGNASALVLGMCRGDIDLIGRSMRDVVIEPARAPLNPRLREAEAAATKAGAAGAFLGGSGPCVIAVYDMAKNDGKGIAEAVRDIYVNDGIKCDTWVTTWGQGCRRE encoded by the coding sequence ATGGCAGCGGACAAGGCGGTGGTGATCTCCCCGGCGACCCTATCCAACCTGGGCTCGGGGTTCGATGTGTTCGGTCTCGCTCTGAGGGAGCCGTTCGACGTCATCGAGGCGAGGCGCATCCCCGAGCGCGAGGTCATCATCGAGAGGATCGATGGAAGGAACGCCTCCACCATCACCACCGACCCGATGCACAACTCCGCGGGCATCGCCGCGCGGGCCGTACTGGACAGGTCGAAGGCCGATTTCGGGGTCACGTTGACGATCAAGAAAGGCATCCGCCCCTGCTCCGGCATCGGATCGTCCGGCGCCTCCGCGGCGGGCGGGGCCTGCGCGGCCAACGCCCTCCTCGAGGTTCCGCTGAGCCCGGAGGAGGCGGTGTACTGCGCTGCCAGGGCGGAAGGCCACCTGTCCGGAAGCTACCATGCTGACAACGTGGGGCCGGCAGTGATGGGCGGGTTCACCATCATCAAGTCGTACGAGCCGTTCGAGATCCTGAGGATGGAGCCGCCCAAGGACCTCGGGGTGGTGGTCACCATGCCTGACTTCCTCGTCAGCACCGGCGAGGCCCGAAAGGTATTGCCGAAGCAGGTGGACCTCAAGAACATGGTGTACGAGGTCGGGAACGCCTCGGCCCTGGTGCTGGGAATGTGCCGCGGGGACATAGATCTCATAGGACGCAGCATGAGGGACGTGGTGATCGAGCCGGCCCGCGCTCCGCTCAACCCCCGCCTGAGGGAGGCGGAGGCCGCGGCCACCAAGGCCGGCGCCGCGGGGGCTTTCCTGGGCGGTTCAGGGCCATGCGTCATCGCGGTGTACGACATGGCGAAGAACGACGGCAAAGGCATAGCCGAGGCCGTCCGTGACATTTACGTTAACGATGGCATCAAGTGCGACACCTGGGTGACCACCTGGGGCCAGGGATGCAGGAGGGAGTGA
- the thrC gene encoding threonine synthase, with product MHTVKCFECGADVEDEFADACPRCGGILTIEMDLDAASGMRPADLRKKPIGVWRYAPFLPVDERNAISLLEGGTPLYHCKALGKKAGVKSLHVKYEGANPTGSFKDRGMTVGVSRALELGCKTVGCASTGNTSASLAAYAAKGDLKCVVLLPNGKVAAGKLAQAMFYGAKVVMVDGNFDDALNVVKTLSREGELYLLNSINPYRPEGQKTVAFEIVDQLDFDVPDRVILPVGNAANIWAVYKAFKEWKALGWVDKVPKLTGIQAAGSAPIVRAFQAGKRDFVPEEHPETVATAIRIGNPASGKKALQAIYDTNGYAESVTDEEIVAAQKLLGRTEGVGVEPASAASVAGLLKLVDTGVISKDERVVCICTGNVLKDPDTVMRSCEEILKAKPTAEDVKRVIAK from the coding sequence ATGCACACTGTGAAGTGCTTTGAGTGCGGAGCGGACGTCGAGGACGAGTTCGCGGACGCCTGTCCCCGCTGCGGCGGGATATTGACGATCGAGATGGACCTGGACGCGGCTTCCGGCATGAGGCCCGCGGACCTCCGGAAGAAGCCCATCGGGGTGTGGAGGTACGCGCCGTTCCTGCCGGTGGACGAGAGGAACGCCATCTCCCTGCTGGAGGGCGGCACGCCCCTCTATCACTGCAAGGCCCTGGGCAAGAAGGCCGGGGTCAAAAGCCTGCACGTCAAGTATGAAGGCGCCAACCCCACCGGCTCCTTTAAGGACCGCGGCATGACCGTGGGGGTGTCCCGCGCCCTGGAGCTGGGGTGCAAGACCGTCGGGTGCGCCTCCACCGGCAACACCTCCGCCTCGCTGGCCGCCTACGCGGCCAAGGGCGACCTGAAGTGCGTGGTCCTGCTCCCCAACGGCAAGGTGGCCGCGGGGAAGCTGGCCCAGGCCATGTTCTACGGGGCCAAGGTGGTGATGGTGGACGGCAACTTCGATGACGCGCTGAACGTGGTGAAGACGCTCTCCCGGGAGGGTGAGCTGTACCTGCTCAACAGCATCAACCCCTACCGCCCGGAGGGGCAGAAGACCGTGGCCTTCGAGATCGTGGACCAGCTGGACTTCGACGTTCCGGACCGCGTCATACTGCCGGTCGGCAACGCCGCCAACATCTGGGCGGTGTACAAGGCCTTCAAGGAGTGGAAGGCCCTGGGCTGGGTGGACAAGGTGCCCAAGCTCACCGGGATACAGGCGGCCGGCTCCGCGCCCATCGTCAGGGCGTTCCAGGCCGGGAAGAGGGACTTCGTCCCCGAGGAGCACCCGGAGACGGTGGCCACTGCCATACGCATCGGCAACCCCGCCAGCGGGAAGAAGGCCCTTCAGGCCATCTACGATACCAATGGCTATGCTGAGAGCGTCACTGACGAGGAGATCGTGGCGGCGCAGAAGCTGCTGGGGAGGACCGAGGGCGTGGGCGTCGAACCGGCGTCCGCGGCGTCGGTGGCAGGGCTGCTCAAGCTCGTTGACACGGGCGTGATCTCCAAGGATGAGCGGGTGGTGTGCATCTGCACCGGCAACGTGCTCAAGGACCCTGACACGGTCATGAGGTCGTGCGAGGAGATCCTGAAGGCCAAGCCGACCGCCGAGGATGTGAAGAGGGTCATCGCCAAGTGA